From a single Lactococcus allomyrinae genomic region:
- a CDS encoding PTS sugar transporter subunit IIA, giving the protein MEIQKNLIKLNQNFATKEEAIEFCGDLLVAGGHVTPDYIPAMLKRNEELSVYMGNFIAIPHGTDEAKKEVLKTGISIVQVPRGVNFGTEEEPKVATVLFGIAGVGNEHLDLIQKISIFCADVDNVVKLADAQTVEEVVSYFAD; this is encoded by the coding sequence ATGGAAATTCAAAAAAATCTGATTAAACTTAATCAAAATTTTGCAACGAAAGAAGAAGCCATAGAATTTTGTGGTGATTTACTTGTAGCAGGAGGTCATGTCACACCTGACTATATTCCCGCAATGCTCAAAAGAAATGAAGAGTTATCTGTTTACATGGGAAACTTTATTGCAATCCCTCATGGTACAGATGAAGCTAAAAAAGAAGTGCTTAAAACAGGGATTTCAATTGTTCAAGTTCCACGTGGTGTAAACTTTGGTACAGAAGAAGAACCAAAAGTAGCTACAGTGCTTTTTGGAATTGCTGGTGTAGGCAATGAGCATCTCGATTTAATTCAAAAAATTTCAATTTTTTGTGCGGATGTTGATAATGTTGTAAAGCTAGCAGATGCACAAACAGTTGAGGAAGTTGTCAGTTATTTCGCTGATTAA
- a CDS encoding mannitol-1-phosphate 5-dehydrogenase, translated as MKKAVHFGAGNIGRGFIGEILSQNGFEIAFVDVNATIIDELNARHEYTIELANEAHTTIEISGVSGINNGQNPEAVIAAIAEADVVTTAIGPNILPFIAELCAKGIQTRRINGVKKSLDFIACENMIGGSEFLLEKVTPFLTDEDKAYMDEFIGFPNAAVDRIVPNQKHDDALYVVVEPFHEWVIDESQLKNTSFKLEGVHYANALEPFIERKLFSVNSGHATVAYNGAYYGYKTILEALQHEEVLNALKAVQAETRALLLAKWDFKEEDLVKYHETIISRFGNTQIIDEVTRVGRTPIRKLGYDERFIRPIRELKNRGLSYAAHLDVVGKIFAYTDDGDSQAVELQSMLKVSDLEEVIKKVTDLTDEKLIAEIETVVKKYAKS; from the coding sequence ATGAAAAAAGCAGTACATTTTGGTGCAGGAAATATTGGTCGTGGATTTATCGGAGAAATTCTTAGTCAAAATGGTTTTGAAATTGCCTTTGTCGACGTGAATGCAACAATTATTGATGAATTGAACGCTCGTCATGAATACACGATTGAGTTGGCCAACGAAGCGCATACAACCATTGAAATTTCTGGTGTGAGTGGGATTAATAATGGACAAAACCCTGAGGCAGTTATTGCTGCAATTGCAGAAGCTGATGTTGTGACAACAGCAATCGGTCCAAATATTTTGCCCTTTATTGCTGAACTTTGTGCAAAGGGAATTCAAACACGGCGTATCAATGGAGTTAAAAAATCACTTGATTTTATTGCCTGTGAAAATATGATTGGTGGATCAGAGTTTTTACTTGAAAAAGTGACACCGTTTTTGACTGATGAAGATAAAGCATATATGGATGAGTTTATTGGATTTCCTAATGCTGCGGTTGACCGTATTGTCCCCAATCAAAAACACGATGATGCACTTTATGTTGTGGTTGAGCCATTCCATGAGTGGGTCATTGATGAAAGTCAGTTGAAAAATACAAGCTTTAAACTCGAAGGGGTGCATTATGCCAATGCTCTCGAACCTTTCATTGAACGTAAACTTTTCTCTGTAAACTCAGGGCATGCGACGGTTGCTTATAACGGAGCTTATTATGGCTATAAAACGATTCTTGAGGCTTTACAGCATGAAGAAGTGCTGAATGCTTTGAAAGCTGTTCAAGCGGAAACTCGCGCACTTCTCCTTGCCAAATGGGATTTTAAAGAAGAAGACCTTGTGAAATATCATGAAACGATTATTTCTCGTTTTGGAAATACACAAATTATTGACGAAGTAACTCGTGTTGGACGGACACCGATTCGTAAGTTGGGTTATGATGAACGCTTCATTCGTCCAATCCGCGAACTCAAAAATCGAGGACTCAGTTATGCTGCCCATTTAGATGTTGTAGGTAAAATCTTTGCTTATACTGATGATGGTGATAGTCAAGCAGTAGAGTTGCAATCTATGCTTAAAGTTTCTGATTTAGAAGAAGTTATAAAAAAAGTAACGGATTTGACGGATGAAAAGCTTATTGCTGAGATTGAAACAGTAGTTAAAAAATACGCTAAATCATAA
- the pnuC gene encoding nicotinamide riboside transporter PnuC gives MNVFTRGLSQTFSPKNVIRELITLRFFDYIMLLVMLVAQVVAYIATDAFDLISNLSLVVGVFTILNLILMNRGRLTNYLWGTIGTIFWWVIALQSHLIGDIFSQTFYLVMQFVGIYFWQKNLDDFEGGSGEVAPRKITAKIASLAILAFVVIYGIVLATSHGLHGQQIFLDATLLPLGILSMVLMTYGYRSQWLGWILIDSINVIIWFNNWNSGIHGGSSALGMFVLQITMLLNCIYGTYLWFSKKPE, from the coding sequence ATGAACGTTTTTACTAGGGGATTATCACAAACTTTTTCACCTAAAAATGTGATTCGTGAACTTATCACCTTACGTTTCTTTGACTATATAATGCTTTTAGTGATGCTTGTTGCGCAAGTGGTAGCCTATATTGCAACTGATGCATTTGATTTGATTAGCAATCTGTCATTGGTCGTTGGGGTATTTACAATTTTGAACCTCATTTTGATGAATAGAGGGCGATTGACTAACTATCTTTGGGGGACAATCGGAACGATTTTTTGGTGGGTTATAGCATTACAGAGCCATTTGATTGGTGATATTTTTAGTCAGACTTTTTATTTGGTCATGCAATTTGTAGGGATCTACTTTTGGCAGAAAAATTTGGATGATTTTGAGGGAGGCTCTGGTGAAGTAGCTCCTCGGAAGATAACAGCTAAGATTGCAAGTCTTGCTATTTTGGCTTTTGTAGTAATTTATGGAATTGTTTTAGCCACTTCTCATGGACTTCATGGTCAGCAAATATTCCTAGATGCAACGCTTTTGCCTCTAGGAATATTGTCTATGGTATTAATGACTTATGGCTATCGTTCACAATGGTTGGGATGGATTTTGATTGATTCTATCAATGTTATCATTTGGTTTAATAATTGGAATTCTGGAATACATGGTGGTAGCTCTGCTTTAGGAATGTTCGTTTTACAGATTACGATGCTCTTAAATTGTATCTACGGAACGTATCTTTGGTTTAGTAAGAAACCAGAGTAA
- a CDS encoding pyridoxal phosphate-dependent aminotransferase, whose product MDLTNRFNPNLDKIAVSMIRQFDQQVSSISGIVKLTLGEPDFYTPEHVKQVGIEAITANQSHYTGMAGLPDLRQAASDFMAQKYGLTFSPDNEILVTVGVTEAISATLLSILVAGDEVLIPAPAYPGYEPLITLSGGTLVEIDTTANDFVLTPEMLESALVEHVGKVKAVILNYPANPTGVTYTQEQIKSLAEVVKRHEVFVIADEVYSELNYTGEPHVSIAQYAPEQTIVLNGLSKSHAMTGWRIGLIFAPSVLTAQIIKTHQYLVTSASTQSQFAAIEALKNGANDAEPMKKEYLKRRDFIIEQMSKLDFKIIKPDGAFYIFAKIPDDLNQNSFEFCVDFAQNKSVAIIPGISFGQYGEGFVRLSYAASMDVIELAMTRLAEYVADKRG is encoded by the coding sequence ATGGATTTAACAAATAGATTTAACCCTAATTTGGATAAAATTGCAGTTTCGATGATTCGTCAGTTTGATCAACAAGTTTCTAGTATTTCAGGAATTGTCAAATTAACTTTGGGTGAGCCTGATTTTTATACGCCTGAACACGTGAAGCAGGTTGGTATTGAGGCGATTACGGCGAATCAGAGCCATTATACTGGGATGGCTGGTTTGCCTGATTTAAGACAGGCTGCGAGTGATTTTATGGCTCAAAAGTATGGTTTGACTTTTAGTCCAGACAATGAAATTTTGGTTACAGTTGGGGTTACAGAAGCAATTTCTGCAACTTTACTTTCAATTTTAGTGGCTGGTGATGAGGTGTTGATACCTGCGCCAGCTTATCCTGGTTATGAGCCTTTAATTACGCTTTCTGGTGGTACTTTGGTTGAGATTGACACTACGGCAAATGATTTTGTTTTGACGCCTGAGATGCTTGAATCTGCGCTTGTAGAACATGTTGGAAAGGTAAAAGCAGTAATTTTGAATTATCCTGCAAATCCGACAGGGGTAACTTACACGCAGGAGCAAATCAAATCACTCGCTGAGGTCGTCAAACGGCATGAAGTTTTCGTCATTGCTGACGAGGTTTACAGCGAGCTAAATTACACGGGTGAGCCTCATGTTTCAATCGCGCAATATGCGCCAGAGCAAACGATTGTGCTGAATGGTTTGTCAAAATCTCATGCAATGACGGGCTGGCGGATTGGGCTGATTTTTGCTCCGTCAGTGCTGACAGCGCAAATCATTAAGACGCATCAGTATTTGGTCACGTCAGCAAGCACGCAGTCGCAGTTTGCGGCGATTGAGGCGCTGAAAAATGGGGCAAATGATGCAGAGCCGATGAAAAAAGAATATTTGAAACGGCGTGACTTTATCATTGAGCAGATGAGTAAGCTTGATTTTAAAATCATCAAACCTGATGGCGCTTTCTACATTTTCGCCAAAATTCCTGACGATTTGAATCAAAATTCATTTGAATTTTGTGTGGATTTTGCGCAAAATAAATCTGTTGCGATTATCCCTGGAATCAGTTTTGGTCAATATGGGGAAGGCTTTGTCAGACTTTCTTATGCGGCATCAATGGATGTGATTGAACTTGCGATGACACGTTTGGCAGAGTATGTCGCTGATAAACGTGGATAA
- a CDS encoding HIT family protein, translated as MEWYENRILSAKNGTNPMVMVEMKAGFAVFGDVQFLPGYCVLLPKHEIFQLNELPLAERTQFLSDMALLGDAIIAACEPLRVNYDVLGNADQFLHAHIFPRYDWEESSRRVKPVWLYDEANWYSEDIAYRPEIHDELRNRIKEELVKLMTEK; from the coding sequence ATGGAATGGTATGAAAATCGGATTTTATCTGCGAAAAATGGTACAAATCCAATGGTGATGGTAGAAATGAAAGCAGGATTTGCTGTGTTTGGCGATGTACAATTTTTGCCAGGTTATTGTGTATTGTTGCCCAAACATGAGATTTTTCAACTGAATGAACTTCCTTTGGCTGAGCGCACACAGTTTCTCTCGGATATGGCTTTGCTTGGCGATGCAATTATTGCAGCTTGTGAGCCGTTGCGCGTGAATTACGATGTTTTGGGAAATGCTGACCAATTTCTTCATGCGCATATTTTTCCGCGCTATGACTGGGAAGAGTCGAGTCGTCGAGTAAAACCAGTGTGGCTCTACGATGAAGCAAATTGGTATAGTGAAGATATAGCTTATCGGCCAGAGATTCATGATGAGCTTCGTAATCGTATAAAAGAAGAGTTAGTAAAACTAATGACAGAAAAATAA
- the recO gene encoding DNA repair protein RecO, whose protein sequence is MRDVETRGLILYSQNYKEKDKLVKIFTESFGKRMFFVKNFGKSKYASGLQNFTSSVLTATINDEGFSFIDDVSETVTYKHIIEDIFVNAHASYIISLADSAIADNHYDPALFSFLIRALELLDEGFDMEIITNIFELQVLNRFGVSLNFAECAFCHTTTGPFDFSYKFSGCLCPKHFDEDLRRSHLDPNVIYLCNLFQEISLDELKKISVKPEMKQKIRQFIDGLYDEYVGIHLKAKKFLDGMGNWADIMK, encoded by the coding sequence ATGCGGGATGTTGAAACACGTGGTTTGATTCTTTATAGTCAAAATTACAAAGAAAAAGATAAGCTTGTAAAAATTTTTACTGAATCGTTTGGTAAGCGAATGTTTTTTGTAAAAAACTTTGGTAAATCAAAATATGCTAGTGGATTGCAAAACTTTACTTCATCAGTACTGACAGCGACAATCAATGATGAAGGTTTTAGTTTTATTGATGACGTCAGCGAAACGGTGACTTACAAACATATCATTGAAGACATTTTTGTCAATGCTCATGCTTCTTATATCATTAGTCTTGCAGATAGTGCGATTGCTGACAACCACTATGATCCGGCTTTGTTTTCTTTTTTGATTCGTGCTTTGGAATTGCTTGATGAAGGTTTTGATATGGAAATTATTACCAATATTTTTGAGCTTCAAGTGCTTAATCGTTTTGGTGTTTCGCTCAATTTTGCGGAGTGTGCTTTTTGTCACACGACAACTGGACCTTTTGATTTTTCCTATAAATTTAGTGGTTGCTTGTGTCCGAAACATTTTGATGAAGACTTGAGACGGAGTCATCTTGACCCAAATGTTATCTATCTCTGCAATCTTTTTCAGGAAATTTCTCTTGATGAGCTCAAAAAGATTTCTGTCAAACCAGAAATGAAACAAAAAATCCGTCAGTTCATTGACGGACTTTATGATGAGTATGTTGGCATTCACCTCAAAGCAAAGAAATTTTTAGATGGTATGGGAAATTGGGCGGATATTATGAAATGA
- a CDS encoding Rgg/GadR/MutR family transcriptional regulator translates to MSEKMNQSNWGYVFRELREAKNFSLSKAAGDYQGSTNYITSKVQVSRFERGISDITLTKISGLLENIGVSFEEYLYHIRSYEQPREISLVEHLGRFQELNQLDKIEEQHLILANDYQKTKQRKFYWLALEFKAYLALKNFKDYEIKAEEINAVSDYLFSVLEWGESEIFLFGEFIPFLSEKQVFDYAKEVVNRTEFYRQFPQHKQQVVLMIRDCALYFIDKTMKEEANELLKDYKNLIASPIVDVYNRKEYKFVEGKYLLMVGKKQEAQQIFEFLAQMYELLDYPETAEMIRKIVTNK, encoded by the coding sequence ATGAGTGAAAAAATGAATCAATCAAACTGGGGCTACGTTTTCCGAGAATTAAGAGAAGCGAAAAATTTTTCATTGTCAAAAGCAGCAGGGGATTATCAAGGGTCAACAAATTACATCACTTCAAAAGTACAAGTTTCAAGGTTTGAGCGTGGGATTTCCGATATTACATTGACAAAAATTTCTGGATTACTCGAAAATATAGGGGTCTCTTTTGAGGAGTATCTCTATCACATCAGGAGTTACGAACAGCCTAGAGAAATTTCGCTTGTCGAGCATCTTGGACGATTCCAAGAGCTAAATCAGTTGGATAAGATTGAAGAACAGCATTTGATTTTGGCAAATGATTATCAAAAAACGAAACAAAGAAAGTTTTACTGGCTTGCTTTGGAGTTTAAGGCCTATCTGGCATTGAAAAATTTCAAAGATTATGAAATCAAAGCTGAAGAAATCAACGCAGTCAGCGACTATTTGTTTTCGGTATTGGAGTGGGGAGAGAGTGAGATTTTTCTTTTTGGAGAATTCATCCCATTCTTGTCAGAAAAACAGGTGTTTGATTATGCTAAAGAAGTAGTCAATCGCACAGAATTTTACCGCCAGTTTCCTCAACACAAGCAGCAAGTTGTACTAATGATAAGGGATTGTGCGCTCTATTTTATTGATAAGACAATGAAAGAAGAAGCGAATGAGTTGCTGAAAGACTACAAAAATCTGATTGCGAGTCCTATTGTAGATGTTTACAATCGAAAGGAGTACAAGTTTGTAGAAGGAAAATATCTGCTTATGGTAGGAAAAAAACAAGAAGCACAGCAAATTTTTGAATTTTTAGCGCAAATGTATGAATTGCTGGACTATCCAGAAACAGCAGAAATGATCAGAAAAATCGTTACAAATAAGTAA
- a CDS encoding radical SAM/SPASM domain-containing protein, which translates to MALFTNYVEQVESSDSTILYNFYNGISIKYPHILFKNIEEFSSNSDIYDLLNSEQFLSNNFHFKIIDRTLQLILLIHEDCNFRCTYCYEKFEKGAMSKEIAESVLRFIKKEITENREKYDKIQLSWFGGEPLLNLKIIEFLSDEVLKLARQNDLEYYSDITTNGYLLSPRIFQKLLNLKVNNFQITIDGTQVYHDKQRLLKNGHGTYARIIQNLLSIKKNITDDTVIILRTNVGKENYETMDENISNLISLFGDTENILLFFHNIGNWGEKEIEVVKKDIRLELTKRVIERGGHVVPFIWTMGPDNICYAAKENHYVIGSMGLVYKCTVALYDQRNILGRLDKQGNLLIDRKKEKMWTEVELDEECYSCTLLPSCLNNRCPLNRMTSKQTHYCLPTKGQIEEMILVLDKQNLITYEIGAN; encoded by the coding sequence ATGGCATTATTTACTAATTATGTAGAACAAGTAGAAAGCTCAGACAGCACGATTTTGTACAATTTTTATAACGGTATCTCCATAAAATATCCTCACATATTATTTAAAAATATAGAAGAATTTTCCAGTAATAGTGATATTTATGATCTTTTAAATTCTGAGCAATTTTTGTCAAATAATTTTCACTTTAAAATCATCGATAGGACACTCCAACTCATTCTTCTTATTCACGAAGATTGTAATTTTCGGTGCACCTATTGCTACGAGAAATTTGAAAAAGGTGCGATGAGTAAAGAAATTGCAGAGAGTGTCCTAAGGTTTATAAAAAAAGAAATAACGGAAAATAGGGAAAAATACGATAAGATACAACTTTCATGGTTTGGTGGAGAACCATTGCTAAATCTAAAAATCATTGAGTTTTTAAGTGATGAAGTTTTGAAACTAGCAAGACAAAATGACTTGGAATATTATTCAGATATTACTACAAATGGTTACTTGCTCAGTCCAAGAATTTTTCAAAAACTTTTGAATTTAAAAGTGAATAATTTTCAGATCACGATTGACGGGACGCAAGTCTATCACGACAAACAACGACTTTTAAAAAATGGACATGGAACATATGCTAGAATCATCCAAAATTTGTTGAGCATCAAGAAAAATATAACTGATGATACGGTTATTATCCTTAGGACAAACGTAGGAAAAGAGAATTATGAAACGATGGATGAAAATATATCAAATCTCATTTCCCTATTTGGAGATACAGAAAATATTTTACTTTTTTTCCACAATATTGGTAACTGGGGAGAAAAGGAGATAGAAGTCGTAAAAAAAGACATCCGTCTTGAATTAACAAAACGGGTTATTGAACGTGGCGGTCATGTTGTACCGTTTATTTGGACGATGGGACCAGATAATATATGTTATGCAGCAAAAGAAAATCACTATGTCATAGGATCCATGGGTTTGGTGTATAAGTGCACAGTCGCTCTTTATGATCAAAGAAATATTTTGGGGAGATTGGACAAACAAGGAAATTTGCTAATAGACAGAAAAAAAGAAAAAATGTGGACAGAAGTAGAGCTAGATGAAGAATGTTATTCCTGTACACTCTTACCAAGTTGCCTGAACAATAGATGTCCTCTGAATAGAATGACTTCCAAGCAAACTCACTATTGTCTTCCCACAAAAGGGCAAATCGAAGAAATGATACTAGTATTGGACAAGCAAAATCTGATTACGTATGAAATTGGAGCGAATTGA
- a CDS encoding MFS transporter, which translates to MNLIKRNSTFRSLFLCNVFNTMGSNLFSLAFIIYASTYPNSKMYISLAALLMVFPTFLNAYMGYLADHTINKKRALFITSWIQSGLFITVALVIAQRTLIIFLFCILMNLVDELFAMYKDGLELPIMQERVSSNDIQSAYGLMQGISSLIGIVGKPVGLMLLALLGHSFSILALVNAGLYLISGFVLLGSRNSLDVTVNLDQEKFHFSIKTTLSQIGEVFKRDQAASATNLIIMVLIINFSINGILPLIDLAMVHHNPFDSSFGFAVTVFSITFSLGIFISSIFMNDLFHKGSLTAILRTILVLLILFSLLIIPFGLAAVAVLFIIGYAFAKVNPKLTSIIIQMIPKEDLATVRGGISTFFATASSLGVLVYVALANIIGVNFTFSLIALSCLITILYPIFIKPNKEPLQ; encoded by the coding sequence ATGAACCTTATCAAAAGAAACTCCACTTTTCGGTCTCTTTTTCTTTGTAATGTCTTTAACACGATGGGAAGCAATCTCTTCTCATTAGCCTTTATTATCTATGCTTCGACTTATCCCAATAGTAAGATGTATATCTCTCTAGCAGCACTACTCATGGTTTTTCCGACATTTTTAAATGCTTATATGGGCTATCTGGCGGATCACACCATAAACAAGAAACGAGCCCTATTTATAACCTCGTGGATTCAATCAGGCTTATTTATAACTGTAGCACTTGTGATTGCGCAGCGCACCCTTATTATTTTTCTATTTTGTATTTTAATGAATTTAGTAGATGAGCTCTTTGCAATGTATAAAGACGGTTTAGAGCTACCAATCATGCAGGAGCGTGTATCATCAAACGATATACAATCCGCTTATGGCTTGATGCAAGGGATAAGCTCCTTAATTGGAATTGTGGGTAAGCCTGTTGGACTCATGCTCTTAGCATTATTAGGTCACTCGTTTTCCATTCTTGCCTTAGTCAATGCAGGCTTATACCTGATATCAGGTTTTGTATTACTAGGAAGCCGAAACTCCCTAGATGTCACTGTAAACTTAGACCAAGAAAAATTTCATTTCTCAATCAAAACGACTTTATCACAAATCGGAGAAGTATTCAAAAGGGATCAGGCAGCATCGGCAACGAATCTTATCATTATGGTACTTATTATCAATTTTTCGATTAATGGTATTTTACCACTCATTGACCTCGCTATGGTTCATCACAATCCGTTTGACAGCAGTTTTGGATTCGCTGTCACGGTGTTTAGTATTACATTCTCTTTAGGAATTTTTATCTCCTCAATTTTTATGAATGACTTGTTTCATAAAGGAAGTTTGACAGCGATATTAAGGACAATTTTGGTTTTGCTCATTTTGTTCTCCTTGCTTATTATTCCTTTCGGATTAGCTGCAGTTGCCGTTCTCTTTATCATAGGATATGCTTTTGCAAAGGTAAATCCTAAATTGACAAGTATCATTATTCAAATGATTCCAAAAGAAGATTTAGCGACTGTTAGAGGAGGAATTTCAACATTTTTTGCAACAGCAAGCTCTTTAGGTGTACTAGTGTATGTTGCGTTAGCAAATATCATTGGTGTCAATTTCACCTTTTCTCTTATTGCATTGTCATGTTTAATCACTATCCTTTATCCTATCTTTATCAAGCCAAACAAAGAACCTCTCCAGTAG
- the lpdA gene encoding dihydrolipoyl dehydrogenase — translation MVVGAQATEVDLVVIGSGPGGYVAAIRAAELGKKVTVIEKDNVGGVCLNIGCIPSKALINVGHHYQESLEEQKGENPFGLSVKNVELDWSAAQKWKDEKVVNQLTGGVKMLLKKHKIDVIKGTAEFVDNNTINVEQEDGFQLLQFNDVIIATGSRPIEIPPFPFGGRIIDSTGALSLPEVPKHLIIVGGGVIGSELGGAYRMLGSKITIVEGLDHILNGFDKEMSDIIANRVKSAGSEIFTSAMAKSAVQTDKDVTLTFEVDGKEQTVTGDYLLVSVGRRPNTDLIGLNNTDVKLTDRGLIEVDDSYATNVPHIYAIGDVVPGPMLAHKASFQAKVAAAAIAGAEDDVDLHVALPAVAYTTTELATVGETPDSVKERKDVKISKFPFAANGRAISMNDTTGFLRLITETKEGAIIGAQIVGPGASDLISGLSLAIENGLTSKDISLTIQPHPTLGEAIMDTAELADGLPIHV, via the coding sequence ATGGTTGTTGGTGCACAAGCAACAGAAGTTGATTTGGTTGTTATTGGTTCAGGCCCTGGCGGTTATGTTGCTGCCATTCGTGCTGCTGAATTAGGCAAAAAAGTTACAGTTATTGAGAAAGATAATGTTGGTGGGGTTTGTTTGAATATTGGATGTATCCCATCAAAAGCCTTGATTAACGTGGGTCACCACTATCAAGAATCTTTGGAAGAACAAAAAGGTGAAAATCCTTTTGGACTTTCAGTTAAAAATGTTGAACTTGACTGGTCTGCTGCGCAAAAATGGAAAGACGAAAAAGTTGTTAATCAATTAACTGGTGGCGTTAAAATGTTGTTGAAAAAACACAAAATTGACGTTATCAAAGGAACTGCCGAATTTGTAGACAATAATACAATTAATGTTGAACAAGAAGATGGTTTCCAACTCTTACAGTTTAACGATGTGATTATCGCTACAGGTTCACGTCCTATTGAAATTCCTCCTTTCCCATTTGGTGGTCGTATTATTGACTCTACTGGTGCGCTCTCACTTCCTGAAGTGCCTAAACACCTGATTATTGTTGGTGGTGGTGTTATTGGCTCTGAGCTTGGCGGTGCTTACCGTATGCTCGGCTCTAAAATCACGATTGTTGAAGGACTTGACCATATCTTAAATGGTTTTGATAAAGAGATGTCTGATATCATCGCAAATCGCGTGAAGTCTGCTGGTTCTGAAATCTTTACCTCTGCAATGGCAAAATCCGCTGTCCAAACAGACAAAGATGTGACTTTGACTTTTGAAGTGGATGGTAAAGAACAAACAGTGACTGGCGACTACTTGTTGGTTTCTGTTGGTCGTCGTCCAAACACAGACTTGATTGGCTTGAATAATACTGATGTTAAATTGACTGACCGCGGTTTAATTGAAGTTGACGACTCTTACGCTACAAACGTTCCTCATATCTATGCTATTGGTGATGTAGTTCCTGGACCTATGCTTGCACATAAAGCTTCATTCCAAGCTAAAGTTGCTGCTGCTGCAATCGCAGGAGCCGAAGATGATGTGGATTTGCACGTCGCTTTGCCAGCCGTAGCTTATACTACAACTGAGCTTGCTACAGTTGGTGAAACACCTGATTCTGTTAAAGAGCGTAAAGATGTCAAGATTTCAAAATTCCCATTTGCCGCAAATGGTCGTGCGATTTCTATGAATGACACCACAGGTTTCTTACGTTTGATTACTGAAACTAAAGAAGGAGCCATTATTGGTGCTCAAATTGTTGGTCCTGGTGCTTCTGACTTGATTTCTGGTCTTTCTCTCGCTATTGAGAATGGATTGACTTCTAAAGACATCTCACTCACTATCCAACCTCACCCAACGCTTGGTGAAGCGATTATGGATACTGCTGAATTGGCTGATGGATTGCCTATTCACGTTTAA